The Solanum lycopersicum chromosome 2, SLM_r2.1 DNA window ACATATAAAGATGCTCCTAACAAAATATGAGCTCACAAATTCATAACTCCATCAATGAACGAGGAAATTGTATTGATCACAACTTATGTGTGTTACATCCCAAGTGAGAGCATTGCGTTGAGTCGTATTAACAAACTATGATAGCTCATCACCAATTATGAATTAACAGCCGATCGaccaactaactaactaatgaaATCTTCCATTTGATCCTAGTATACCGTATACCTATCAACTTGACTATGTTtacaaacacaaatattttGACTTGCCTCTTTTTCTCTATAATAGAGTAAAATATCGTATGTTTGTTGAGTACATGATTCTgcatatgatattatttatgcAAATCCGCacttcaaaggaaaaaaaagggtGTGTTGTGGCTTCTGTTTATACCACTTTAAGTAATTTTGGAACATTTAATAATCTTTGCAGAACGCGTGATGGAGCTCTTTAATGAATGAAAGTGTAAGATATCGTAGGTCAGAATGCATTATTACTTGTGTATCTGGAAACAAAATCCATTGAAGCCTTGCTACTCGGCAGTGACAAAATCCATTCTGCAGCTTAGTGAAAAGCCATTTTCATTGAATACAACGGAATATGATCTGGTGTTTTTACAGTGTAAGTAAGCTATTTGCTTATCTATTGTTCCTTAGTTCAACTCAtattatgaaaagaattatcaatgatCAGATCTCCATGATATCGTAAGCGTGGTTggttttcaattaaaaaaaaagatcagtATGAACTTATTTTTGTCAGGATACTACAACTATCTCTTATTTGATGTTGATTCTATATGGAGGAACCACCTGAAAGGGGAAGTGGTGAGCTCCCGCCTTATCTTGAAGAGGAAACTAATGACTAGTGTAGAAAGATCCATTTACATTTTCTATGTGTCGAAATCAAATCACTAATGCTGTAAAAGGAcagtcattttttattttattccattTAAACCATGTGATTGTAGCATCATCACCAAGTTTTTGGGCCAATGGAAAGAAAGAGGTCGAGACAGTACCGAATCGAGTAAGTTATGCAACACAATCCTGCAAGGCAGCTTAATAACACAATGCAGATATGGAGCACTGTGTGTATTGTTACCAGTACTGCAGCTGATGATAGCTGACATAGTTTAGAGTACTGTGTTAATCCTCTCTAGTTAAGAGTACAAAACAGAAAAAGTGAAGTAGCAACTAAAAGTAAAGGCAATAAAGAATCTTAGTGtaaaaagttatattatattcaaatacACTAAAAACGAtatcaatcaaaacaaacaaaagaagTTTACTAGGACGCTAATCCTACACAAAAGTTGGCAAACTGTACTAAATAGTTACAAATGAAATCAACGTCTAAATTATTATCGAACCAAAACAAGAGCCAACCATGGAACCAAATCTTGATTAAATGACCATAACTGCACTACCATTCTAGACTTGAGGATATTCCTTTCTACTACTTGCATCCAGCCATTCAATAACACATAATTAGAGGTGTTACTCATGTCCCATTTTGccaaatgaatttttgttttttcaagtgAAGGCTCAATCAAGTTGAACTGAATCTTGCTCTTTTTGTTAGACACAATATCTCTCGTCTCCAATACCATTTTCTGTTGGGGTGTCAAGAAATCCTTATTCTCCACTTGGTTGATGGGGATTGAAAGACGCACTTGCTTATAACTCAAGTCTGTATCATAAAGAACTTTCTGAATAACGAGTTTCACTTGAGAAATCTGAACACCCATTCCTGAAATCATCTCCTTCAACTCATCTGGCAAAACTGGAGGATCAATTATTGGTTTATAaatctttcttctctttctctttctgtCTTTCGCTTTACTCTGTTTTTCATCCAACACAGTTTCAGTCTTTTTCTCTCTATCTTCCAATTTACCCTGTTTTTCACCGAACAGAGTTTGAGTCTTGTTTTTCTCTATGGAAAGGTCTTGATCAACTTCTTCAATTGTTTTACTTTTAAGAGAGATTCGAATCTTGAGACCCTTTTTCTGTGACATTGATTGAGACGGCATAACAGTAGGAGGAGGGTTGTTTCTTCTAAAAATTCTGCTTCTTTTAGCCCTTGGGAGAAGATAGTAGTAGTGATCAACAGAATGCTCACACATAAAAGGATTCTTTCTAAAAGCTTCCTCTTTTTCACGCTCTTCAACATCTATACATTCGAAATCAGTAATGCAGGATTCCTCTTTCGACCCACCATCAACATCGTCTTCCATTAGTATTCCCATggagaaaagaaggaaaattttaaagaaagagAGGGAGATTGTAATTAAGAAGGCAACAACTTTGATGAATGTAATTGACGAAGAATAATTGTTGATAAAGAGGGTTTATATATTGAGGGTTTTAGAAAATAGGGGATACTTGATTTGTTAACGTTGGGGAGTTCTTCATTTTCTTGGACGCGCTAAATTTACACGCTGACTAACAAGTTTctaaatatcttcttttttttttgaaacaaccAGTTCaccatttatttaaataaaacattgaaaCTTAGCTAGTGGctagaattataatttttatttttctttgaatatacTTAGTTATGTACATGAGGGTGTAAGTTACTCAAAATACAAAACCCATTGTAAGAATGAAAAACGGCTAATCGTGACAATTTAGAGAATCAAATTATTTGTTCCCGGATGAGTCGCTAAAATGTGAAAACCTTAGCTCCACATCATAATCAAGGTAATGAGTAATGACCAAGTTTTATCATCCTCCACTCCAGATATATAGAAGTCTATAGACATTCTGGCTAGTCGTAGGGAGACATTTCGTTTGAAAAATCATCAGAATTATCACCAAACAAGAATTCAAACCAGCCCGTTGAATCCCATCCATAGATGGAACAATTTTGATGAACATCAAAGTCATGATGACAGAGGAAGTAGGAGCCTTGAACCTTATATGCAGAAACTAGCTTTTGAATACGTGCGATGCAtgttaattgataaatttaatctaaaataaaatacataaacatagaATATGTGTATCATGAGCTACATGAGAttgtagagaaaaaaaataaagaaaaaaatgcttAGAGATGTGTAGAGGAAAATTGAAGCATTAATATGATGCCTAACATcctcaaatatataaaagaaaaatgtcaagacatgaaaattggaaaagaagataatatttttcttccgtaagtttatagaaaaataataaagagtgAAAAAATTAAGCGATTATCAAATGTTTATCAAGACTGGCTAATAAGAATTTAAAAACAGAAATAGAGGAAACAATTCATGAAAAAACTATTTGAGATAAATAGaaagtattaaaattaatatcatattgTAGGCAAAGACACCAACATATATTATGAACAAAAAATGACCAAGTGATAAATATTTGGTATTTACATGTCTACATACaagataaaaatagaataataaaagtatagttacaaattacaataatatttcAAAGTATAAATAAACATCAATCAAATACTAAGCTTCTGAGATACATGAATAGGTAGAGCAAAATGAATATCACCTAAGATTTGTAGTAGTGATTTATGTGTTCCGCCTTACCAAAActacttataattataacacaacaaaaaaattactctctccgtcccattttatgtggcaccaTTCCCTTTTTGGTCAGTCCCAAAAAGAATGTTACATTTCCTTATATGGTAAGTATTTAAAGGTATAATTCCTCTTTTACCCTTGTTGATCCCACTTAATTTTAAACATAGTACTCTAATATATTTACGAGGAGAGAGAAAAGTGAGTATACTTTTTTGAAGGGCAATtcgataaatattttaaagtcttcattttttattaaactcCGTGCCCGGTCAAATattgccacataaaatgggacagagggagtatcaGATTTGAGCTTTTTGACTTTCTGTTCCATCGGAGTTTCCTTCTAATTGtccattcttcattatttttcctCAAATCACTTTTAGTATATGATCTAGAGGACATCTACCATAATCAACTACACTATCTATATTAACTACGTCTGTAAAATGACGACGATGACAGATTCAAAGCCAAATTACAATGTAATTGATAATGAGAAAAGACACAAGAAATTTGCACAAATATGAAAGATATTAAGCGGGATGCAATTAAAACTAATGTCATCATCAACTCGATCTCTCTCTCCAAAGAAATCACCAAAATCTCTATTTTTATAGTGGAAGAAATGTCAAtatttggtatgaaggaaattaaatagggaaaataattaagtaaactgGAGAATTTTATCTAAGACTTTATATAAGAATCTAAGGAAAATTGAATGGTTTcagaaagaaattaaagaatatgaattatattaaagCTGGCAAGAAACTAAAACATTGGAAAATTTGGGTAAACGAATGTTGAGATATaattatagaattaattgaCTCTTAAACATACTATACGACTCTTCACCACCCTTCACCTATATCTCTGTGTTACAACTCTTCATTACCCAAGTCTCTAACTTTTCACTTAAGTTTTAGTTAAAAGATGAAAACAtctaaaaagaatgaatatATTAATGTCCAAAAAGATTAATAGATTATACTAAATGTTGGGCACATGCAGAGAATTCAgctaatattaaaatttaattgataagATATTTCATATAGTATAGGGGTATAAtggtaattcaattttgaagttaaaaccttctcacttataataatacaagaCAAAACAATAAgcaatatttataatataaaaataatctttcaattttaagaTATTGATAATAAACAAATGCAAAACATGAtctatattaaagaaaaaaattatctttcaaatctgaaaattaaaaaaaaacttatgttGGTCATCTCTCATGGAAGAAGTATAGTTATATATCAATATAGTAATTGAAATATTCTTAGAGAagacataattatttattaaaaaattatgacctATGGACTTCTATTTACTTAAAtttccaagaaaataaaaatttaaaaggcaAAATGGTAATCTAACTTTGAAGTTAGGAGTTCATTTTTTCATATCGAATTTATGTTTAGTTCTTTTATATCATATGCTTAGTGCGAGATTGTTATAAcaaaacttaatttattttttcacgtTTAAACAATTCAtgatttaattcatatttaaacaAAACTATTATTTACGtctattattattctttttatatctcgattctcatattattatacatgtatttataatttcacTGAAATGAGAAGAAtagatgaagaagatcatgtaaagagaaaataaatataaatagagaaaagccaataaaaaataaaaataagaagaacgacttatatatatatatatatatatatatatatatatatatatatatatagagagagagagagagagagagagagagagagagagagagagagagagagagagagaggaagaaaaTCACCCACTAAAAAGAATCAGCAAATATGCtcacatttttatttcatattttgcgTTGACTCACAAACAAAAGTTGAAGTTGAGATTTACTTTCGTGGTTCCTTCTTTTGgtgaaatttttgaaagaggtactatttaatttttattgtataatttaatatcatgtttatacaagcaTTGATTGCAATATATTGAAGtttcaaatttcacatttgGTTAAGccattatgtttttatatgaagtatgttcaaatatttcatatcaacttTATGTTTAGATCGGTTATATAGTTATACTAGTCTCTGAAAACGTGGATTGCACCTTTATCCCAAAATACTTGATATAAATCTTCTATAgcaaatgataaaatttaaatgacatatattattagactttttatgtgctacaaaagaaaaatcaaagtaaatacaatagaaaacaaaaataactcaaaagTTAAGATTATAAATTCTTGCAAACTTGATAGTACTTTAACATATATAGtattaatttaaagataaatatatattgtaatgaaaaaatatttatcttgtgAAACTATTCATGAACAATAAAAACTAAATTGATGCATTGAATTGCTTCATGATCAATCCAAATGTGGTTAGAAGTCACAGAACCTTGTATTGATTCAGTATGAGAATTAAGAaagtaagcaaaaaaaaaaaaaaagaaaaaagaagatggGGTGAGTGAAGTGGATGGGATTGATAAATATCGAAAACTGAAAATGGTGGAGGAAAAgtctaaaaaatatgaatgttaagaccaaataaaatagcaaaaaaagttatttataacGTTATATTAAGAGTAGTAGAAAAGACTCAATTTATTATGAGATGTTAGGAGAAGTAGAAGAGATTCACATTATTATAAGATGTTTGGAGTAGTTGAAAGACCAAAATTATTATGagatgttctttttcttttttttcaaaacatagatTTGATTTCTCAAACTTAATGCATTATACCTACATCCAAAGTGAATGTTAAAAGCCTAAAGCATTATcatattaaaagtaaatgaactATTAGTCAAATGAATCTGGATTGTACTTAATTGAATTTActcaaattcatcatttttggattttaaaggaataattgaattgatttttttggttacattttttaaatatttggttatatttttttaatattttaattaagtctaggagtaaaatgataatttaattttattatttcgaagcattcaatatatatatatatatatatatatatatatatagagagagagagagagagagagagacagagacagagatagagagagagagagagagagaagagagcaTAGAGAATTATACATTTTTCCAACTATTTTGAGTGTGTACAATCTTGTATCAAATGTCATATTAATTATAGGATATGATTGAAGAATAAAAAGAGTTGTCATGACTCATGTATATGATATTAACTCATATGAGATCATGAATGAGAGGTAGGAGTAAACATCATAATGAACATAATTAATGAAAGTTATTATATTTACATGAAGAAGTTAGTGAAAATAGAATTTATGTTACTACTTTacattaatacaaatatttacaaaaaaactCTATATAATATAGATccgatttttttatttttgggaggacaaacaaccattcatatttcTGATTGGcatacaaaaagaataaaagattcATGAATTTACTCCAACATGAAATCAATGCAAAGATATCCAATAGACATTATGGTGGTTGATTCATGACTAATGTTATGAgttactatttaatatttagtttattaaatagttaaatattttaatttaatatagaagtaaaacGGTCATCTATCTTTTGTCAAACATCCTTTTTACTTTTAAGCGTATATTACTCTTACGAAGGAAATATAAACTTCTTAAAATTCACaaaaacattatataaaatCTGTAAGTGTTAAAGGAATAAATTCAAGTTCCTAACAGTAATGAAGGTAAACATTAAATATCTATTTAGCAAATAAAGAAGTCATATCCAATTACTTATCATGAAAAATAGAAGCAACAACGTAATTCAACTACCTGCAAAAGCATCACATATTTATCcatgaaattaaaaatctaCCTCATAAGTGGTGATAacaaaattttagtaattttttttcatgtgaaAGATCAAATGCTTAGACAACAATTAAAGAATTGAGcataatttatatgataaataaaaaattaaaacattagaTGGAATATAAAATAGTTGAAAAAACATACCATAAGAACTTTATGCCAAAAAGGAAGAGAAGATGAGAGACTTACGTTGTCTAAACAAAATTTAACTACACACTATTGTCAGTAAAAGAAAACATGAAAGAGAAAACATGTACATTAGGGATGAAGAAATACGAATTATTGGGGATTGTAATATATAATAGTttcttttaaaagttttcatttgAAATGCTTGAACTTCCACTTAGCAAATTAATGTAAcctatttcattcatttgaaTCCCTTTTTTATCTTCCATTATATATTTACaacaatttcaatttaatacatttgatttgattatttaattagttattagaatatattttacattttatatattaaaaaaaagaaataatattttaatgaaggacaaatgg harbors:
- the LOC101264875 gene encoding putative B3 domain-containing protein At2g27410 gives rise to the protein MGILMEDDVDGGSKEESCITDFECIDVEEREKEEAFRKNPFMCEHSVDHYYYLLPRAKRSRIFRRNNPPPTVMPSQSMSQKKGLKIRISLKSKTIEEVDQDLSIEKNKTQTLFGEKQGKLEDREKKTETVLDEKQSKAKDRKRKRRKIYKPIIDPPVLPDELKEMISGMGVQISQVKLVIQKVLYDTDLSYKQVRLSIPINQVENKDFLTPQQKMVLETRDIVSNKKSKIQFNLIEPSLEKTKIHLAKWDMSNTSNYVLLNGWMQVVERNILKSRMVVQLWSFNQDLVPWLALVLVR